A DNA window from Nitrospiria bacterium contains the following coding sequences:
- the yajC gene encoding preprotein translocase subunit YajC, whose product MDIFSTLAWAQDPGGAPAAVPSAGPGGMVVSFLPFVLIFVVFYFLLILPQQRKQKKHKALLEALKKGDRVLTTGGLLGTVAALNKNVVTIQIADNVRVKIRREYIAELQEEPEEAS is encoded by the coding sequence ATGGATATCTTCTCAACGTTGGCGTGGGCGCAAGATCCGGGAGGGGCCCCCGCGGCGGTTCCGTCGGCCGGACCCGGAGGGATGGTGGTCTCTTTCCTGCCGTTTGTCCTGATTTTCGTCGTGTTCTATTTTCTTTTGATCCTTCCCCAGCAACGCAAGCAGAAAAAACACAAGGCCTTGCTGGAGGCGCTGAAGAAGGGCGATCGGGTGTTGACCACCGGGGGCCTGCTGGGAACCGTGGCCGCCCTGAATAAAAACGTCGTCACGATCCAGATCGCGGACAATGTCCGGGTCAAAATCCGGCGGGAGTACATCGCGGAACTTCAGGAGGAGCCGGAAGAGGCTTCCTGA
- the secD gene encoding protein translocase subunit SecD, which yields MKRGIRGRLLLLSLTVLISIVYFLPSTPVFQQMPDWWKKYLPSRGVTLGLDLQGGIHMVLEVEEDKAVENLVERTASSIKDLLNESKLPADSVKRTGPSELTVTLPGPDKKADVAKKIEANFPNFVSRETPGNDLVYSLREGEVTRIKDTATTQALETIRNRIDQFGVTEPLIQRQGPKQIVIQLPGVKDSKRAKELIGKTALLEFKLLDEDSPVGRTLPVSITPQNEETFMAEYAGKVPEGDELLFERNVDKQTGEVRKRPYLIKKRTLMTGDVLTDARVSIGQFNEPYVSITFNGVGAQQFEKITAENVKKRLAIILDDNVYSAPVIQDRIAGGSAQITGSFTTQEANDLAIVLRAGALLAPVRTLEDLTVGPSLGQDSIRMGIQATVLAGVMVVLFMMVYYRLAGVVADMALILNLIVLIGALAALNATLTLPGIAGIILTIGMGVDSNVLIFERIREELRQGKPVRLAVDGGYDKAFLTIVDSHVTTLITATVLFLFGTGPIKGFAVSLSLGIAINLFTALVGTKVVFDFVNSRWKLARLSI from the coding sequence GTGAAACGAGGAATTCGAGGACGACTGTTGCTGTTGAGCTTGACCGTTTTGATTTCGATCGTATACTTTTTGCCCTCCACCCCCGTCTTTCAACAAATGCCGGACTGGTGGAAAAAATATCTGCCCAGCCGCGGGGTCACGCTGGGGCTCGACCTCCAGGGAGGGATCCACATGGTGCTGGAGGTGGAGGAGGACAAGGCGGTCGAAAACCTGGTGGAAAGGACCGCTTCGTCCATTAAAGATCTTCTGAACGAAAGCAAGCTTCCGGCGGATTCGGTCAAGAGGACCGGGCCTTCGGAGCTGACCGTGACCCTTCCCGGGCCGGACAAGAAGGCCGACGTCGCGAAAAAAATCGAGGCCAACTTCCCGAACTTCGTTTCACGGGAGACCCCCGGAAACGACCTGGTTTACTCGCTTCGGGAGGGCGAGGTGACGCGGATCAAGGATACCGCGACCACCCAGGCGCTCGAGACGATCCGCAACCGGATCGATCAGTTCGGCGTGACCGAGCCGTTGATTCAGCGACAGGGGCCCAAGCAGATCGTGATCCAGCTTCCGGGGGTGAAGGACTCCAAGCGGGCGAAGGAGCTGATCGGAAAGACGGCCTTGCTGGAATTTAAGCTTTTGGACGAAGACAGCCCGGTCGGCCGCACCCTTCCGGTCTCCATCACCCCGCAGAATGAAGAAACCTTCATGGCCGAATACGCCGGCAAGGTTCCGGAAGGCGACGAGCTGTTGTTCGAGCGGAACGTCGACAAACAAACCGGCGAGGTCCGGAAGCGACCCTATCTGATCAAGAAACGAACATTGATGACCGGGGACGTGTTGACCGACGCGCGCGTGAGCATCGGGCAGTTCAACGAGCCCTACGTCTCGATCACCTTTAACGGCGTCGGCGCCCAGCAATTCGAGAAGATCACGGCCGAGAACGTGAAGAAACGTCTGGCGATCATCCTGGACGACAACGTCTATTCGGCCCCCGTGATTCAGGATCGAATCGCCGGCGGAAGCGCGCAGATCACCGGGAGCTTCACCACCCAGGAGGCGAACGACCTGGCCATCGTCCTGAGGGCCGGGGCGCTTCTGGCTCCCGTCCGCACGCTCGAGGACCTCACGGTGGGTCCTTCGCTGGGCCAGGACTCGATCCGGATGGGAATTCAGGCCACCGTCCTGGCGGGAGTGATGGTCGTCTTGTTTATGATGGTTTATTACCGTCTCGCGGGCGTCGTCGCGGATATGGCCCTGATCCTGAACCTGATCGTCTTGATCGGCGCCCTGGCGGCGCTCAACGCCACCTTGACTCTTCCGGGCATTGCTGGCATTATTCTCACCATCGGAATGGGCGTGGATTCGAATGTCCTGATCTTTGAGCGGATCCGCGAGGAGCTCCGGCAGGGCAAGCCGGTCCGTCTGGCCGTGGACGGCGGCTACGACAAGGCCTTCCTCACGATCGTGGATTCCCACGTCACGACCCTGATCACC
- the glp gene encoding gephyrin-like molybdotransferase Glp produces MIPVEKARSLILDQIQRMGTEKLDLLHSMGRVMAEAVLSGRDHPPWNSSAMDGYAVRHADVFGASEKKPVRLGVIEEIAAGFLPTKSIGPGQASRIMTGAPVPEGADAVIRVEDTRLEGDSIQILCPAEQGENVRLRGEDIQAGHVMLAQNSVVGPAEVGLLASLGRSQVLVYQRPRVAILATGNELADFDEELTPNKIMNSNGYALAAQVLEAGGVPVILGIAKDTREDLLGRLTQGLGADLLLISGGVSVGLYDFVKDVLEQLGIRMAFWKVAMKPGEPLAFGSLQAKPVFGLPGNPVSTMVTFEQFVRPALRKMQGHTSLFRPVIEAVLMERITKKPGKTHFVRAVLRKAGDRHEVWTTGNQSSGVLTSMVKADGLLIFPSEAAEMEKGQTVKVQWLDKGSSGQSVPGY; encoded by the coding sequence ATGATCCCGGTTGAAAAAGCGCGGTCGTTGATACTCGACCAGATCCAGCGGATGGGGACCGAGAAACTGGACCTTCTCCATTCCATGGGACGCGTGATGGCCGAAGCGGTGCTCTCGGGACGCGATCATCCGCCGTGGAACAGTTCCGCGATGGACGGGTATGCCGTCCGACATGCGGATGTTTTCGGAGCGTCCGAAAAAAAACCGGTTCGCCTCGGGGTGATCGAGGAGATCGCGGCGGGTTTCCTCCCGACCAAGAGCATCGGACCGGGCCAGGCCAGCCGGATCATGACCGGGGCGCCCGTGCCCGAAGGCGCGGACGCCGTGATTCGAGTCGAGGATACCCGCTTGGAAGGGGACTCCATCCAAATCCTGTGTCCCGCCGAACAAGGAGAAAATGTCCGCCTTCGCGGGGAGGATATTCAGGCCGGTCATGTGATGCTGGCCCAAAACAGTGTGGTGGGGCCGGCGGAGGTGGGACTGCTGGCCTCCCTGGGCCGGTCACAGGTCCTTGTTTATCAGCGCCCGCGCGTGGCGATATTGGCGACGGGAAATGAGCTGGCGGATTTCGACGAGGAATTGACCCCGAATAAAATCATGAACAGCAACGGGTATGCCCTGGCGGCTCAAGTGCTCGAAGCGGGGGGCGTGCCGGTCATTTTGGGGATTGCGAAGGATACCCGGGAGGATCTGCTCGGCCGCCTGACGCAGGGGCTGGGCGCCGATCTTCTGTTGATTTCGGGCGGCGTTTCGGTTGGGCTGTACGATTTCGTGAAGGATGTCCTGGAACAATTGGGCATCCGGATGGCCTTCTGGAAGGTCGCGATGAAACCGGGCGAGCCCCTGGCCTTCGGCAGCCTTCAAGCCAAACCCGTCTTCGGGCTTCCCGGAAACCCCGTTTCGACGATGGTGACCTTTGAGCAATTTGTCCGCCCGGCGCTTCGGAAGATGCAGGGGCACACAAGTTTGTTCCGTCCGGTCATCGAGGCGGTCCTGATGGAGCGGATCACCAAGAAGCCCGGGAAAACGCATTTCGTAAGGGCGGTGCTGAGAAAGGCGGGAGACCGGCACGAAGTCTGGACCACGGGGAACCAGAGTTCCGGGGTGCTGACCTCCATGGTCAAGGCCGACGGCCTGTTGATTTTCCCGTCGGAAGCCGCTGAGATGGAGAAGGGGCAGACGGTAAAGGTGCAGTGGCTTGATAAAGGGTCTTCTGGGCAATCCGTCCCGGGATACTGA
- a CDS encoding c-type cytochrome, producing the protein MNRILSLLSYKKAVVMGAVTVALVAAGSVVLTMAETKDEKAAANAGRPAKPSPADVEAGKQIYFKKCVWCHGPEGAGDGPSADRLWPRPRNFNAGTFKIRHTASGELPTENDLFLTVTHGLPGSAMPPWEGILTDQQRHQVVSFVMTNLVKDRNFQDTENEDFHVIDYGKQTPTSAESIKRGQDVFMNKGKCVECHGNDERGDGNKTQKDEWGFPIFPADLHKCWNFRGNREDPYNPRNVFREVSTGLNGTPMPSFADTLTPEQRWDVANFVISLCPKEKIDPQTVHPAMNVVVRSHIIKGNLPSNPDDPIWQKIPNQYIALAGQITHKPRNFVRLVDDVWVKSVFNDKEIAWYFEWDDRIKSVATPEALAQAASFQETPPSGQPIALREYPMFNDAVAIQFPAKWQSLVPPEKPRFIFGDTKNAVDVWKWEADGTVKEYTGHGSMGGDLKLDARPTQNVKAIFSEYKDGRWRVILTRALTTDDKDNGVQFEKGQYIPTAFFVWDGNNGDHGLKTSISTWYYTILEPPTPTTAYIYPFIAVIVVFGIEGWIIRKANESKQKRK; encoded by the coding sequence ATGAACAGGATTTTATCTCTCTTGAGCTATAAGAAAGCGGTCGTGATGGGGGCCGTCACGGTGGCACTCGTTGCGGCCGGAAGCGTCGTCCTCACAATGGCCGAAACCAAGGACGAAAAGGCCGCCGCAAACGCCGGCCGCCCGGCGAAGCCGTCTCCGGCCGACGTCGAGGCCGGAAAGCAGATCTATTTTAAGAAATGCGTCTGGTGCCACGGCCCCGAGGGCGCCGGGGATGGACCCTCGGCCGATCGTCTATGGCCCAGGCCCCGGAATTTTAACGCGGGAACATTTAAGATCCGGCATACCGCGAGCGGCGAGCTTCCGACCGAGAACGACCTCTTCCTGACCGTGACCCATGGATTGCCGGGTTCCGCGATGCCTCCGTGGGAAGGGATATTGACCGACCAGCAGCGCCATCAAGTGGTTTCGTTCGTCATGACCAATCTTGTCAAGGATCGAAATTTTCAGGACACCGAAAATGAAGATTTTCATGTAATTGACTATGGCAAGCAGACCCCCACATCGGCCGAAAGTATTAAACGCGGTCAAGATGTGTTTATGAATAAGGGAAAATGTGTGGAATGCCACGGAAACGACGAGCGGGGAGACGGAAATAAAACCCAGAAGGATGAATGGGGCTTCCCGATCTTTCCGGCCGATTTGCACAAATGCTGGAACTTCCGCGGGAACCGTGAAGATCCTTATAATCCCCGGAACGTTTTCCGGGAAGTTTCGACCGGGTTGAACGGCACACCGATGCCATCCTTTGCCGATACTCTCACCCCCGAGCAGCGTTGGGACGTGGCGAATTTTGTGATATCCCTCTGTCCGAAGGAAAAAATCGATCCCCAGACCGTGCATCCGGCCATGAATGTGGTGGTGAGGTCTCACATTATCAAAGGCAACCTTCCGAGCAATCCGGATGACCCGATCTGGCAGAAAATTCCGAACCAATATATCGCGCTGGCCGGACAGATTACCCACAAACCGCGGAATTTCGTGCGCTTGGTCGATGATGTCTGGGTAAAGTCCGTTTTTAACGACAAGGAAATCGCCTGGTATTTTGAATGGGACGATCGGATCAAGAGCGTGGCCACGCCGGAGGCGCTGGCTCAGGCTGCCAGTTTCCAGGAAACCCCGCCGTCGGGACAGCCGATTGCATTGAGGGAATACCCGATGTTTAACGATGCGGTCGCAATCCAGTTCCCGGCCAAGTGGCAATCCCTTGTTCCACCGGAGAAACCGCGATTTATCTTTGGGGACACCAAAAATGCCGTCGATGTCTGGAAATGGGAAGCCGACGGGACGGTGAAGGAATACACCGGACACGGCTCCATGGGAGGCGATCTAAAACTGGATGCCCGCCCAACCCAGAACGTCAAGGCCATATTCTCCGAGTATAAAGACGGCCGGTGGCGGGTGATTCTGACGCGGGCCCTGACAACGGACGACAAGGATAACGGGGTCCAGTTTGAGAAAGGCCAGTACATCCCGACCGCGTTCTTTGTCTGGGACGGAAACAACGGCGACCATGGTTTGAAAACATCCATTTCAACCTGGTATTACACGATCCTCGAGCCGCCGACGCCGACGACGGCGTATATCTATCCCTTTATCGCGGTGATTGTGGTCTTTGGAATCGAGGGCTGGATCATCCGAAAGGCCAACGAGTCCAAGCAGAAGCGAAAATAA
- the tgt gene encoding tRNA guanosine(34) transglycosylase Tgt, with protein sequence MSFTVLAKEGETRARCGRLETPHGSIQTPVFMPVGTAGTVKTLSPEELKALGVEIILGNAYHLYLRPGHQLIAELGGLHRFISWDRPILTDSGGYQVFSLAELCKVTEEGATFQSHLDGSLHFFSPEFVIEIQEALGADIIMVLDECLPYPSSREATRDALDRTIQWARRSRQAHRRRDQVLFGIVQGGFYPELRREATQRLLEVGFEGYALGGLSVGETPAMMREVVDQVVPLLPEERPRYLMGVGMPEDLLECVMRGVDMFDCVIPTRHARTGWLFTSFGRVVIKNAQYARDESPIDPACDCSTCRQFSRAYLRHLFMSQETLALRLNTIHNLHYYLRLMEQIRQAIREGRLIQYREEFYRMRCEA encoded by the coding sequence ATGAGTTTCACGGTCCTGGCCAAAGAGGGGGAGACGCGGGCCCGTTGCGGGCGCTTGGAGACCCCGCACGGCTCGATCCAGACTCCGGTCTTCATGCCGGTCGGCACGGCCGGAACGGTCAAGACCCTTTCCCCGGAGGAGCTGAAGGCGCTCGGCGTGGAAATCATCCTCGGGAATGCCTATCATCTCTATCTTCGTCCCGGGCATCAGCTCATCGCCGAATTGGGCGGGCTGCACCGCTTCATTTCCTGGGACCGTCCGATCCTGACGGACAGCGGCGGGTATCAGGTCTTCAGTCTGGCCGAGCTCTGCAAGGTGACGGAGGAGGGGGCGACCTTCCAGTCCCACCTGGACGGCTCGCTTCATTTTTTCTCTCCGGAATTCGTGATCGAGATTCAGGAGGCCCTGGGGGCGGACATCATCATGGTGCTGGACGAATGCCTTCCCTACCCCAGCAGCCGGGAAGCGACGCGCGATGCGCTCGACCGCACGATCCAATGGGCGCGGAGGAGCCGGCAGGCGCACCGGCGTCGGGATCAGGTCCTGTTCGGAATCGTTCAGGGCGGGTTCTATCCCGAGTTGAGGCGGGAGGCGACGCAGCGACTGCTCGAGGTGGGGTTCGAGGGCTACGCCCTGGGTGGGCTCAGCGTCGGAGAGACCCCTGCGATGATGCGGGAGGTGGTGGATCAGGTGGTACCGCTTCTTCCCGAAGAGCGACCGCGATATCTGATGGGGGTGGGAATGCCGGAGGACCTGCTGGAGTGCGTCATGCGGGGGGTCGACATGTTTGACTGCGTGATCCCGACGCGCCATGCGCGCACCGGATGGCTTTTTACCTCCTTCGGGAGGGTCGTCATCAAGAACGCGCAATATGCCCGGGACGAATCGCCCATCGACCCGGCCTGCGACTGCAGCACCTGTCGTCAATTCTCGCGGGCCTATCTGCGGCATCTTTTCATGTCCCAGGAGACCCTGGCGCTTCGCCTGAACACGATCCACAACCTGCACTACTATCTTCGGCTCATGGAGCAGATCCGTCAGGCGATTCGCGAAGGGCGGCTGATACAATACCGGGAAGAGTTTTACCGCATGCGTTGCGAAGCATAG
- the argS gene encoding arginine--tRNA ligase, with protein sequence MTKDRLIKEMILKAWERACEEGKIRSRPDPDKVVVEIPKETVPADFATTVAMMLAPIERRPPREIAQVLQDCLRNETQKILEDVQLAGPGYINLTLKQDQWRRVLPEIEEQGKRFGRVDSGKGQWVQVEFVSANPTGPLHVGHGRWAAVGNALANLLEAAGDRVHREYYNNDSGRQVKLLGLSVYARYQQILGHPVPDPEDGYRGGYVAGIAQGLADRYGDQYRGRGAEECLEFFTRHALEEMTGVIREDLSAFGITFDDWFSEASLYQSGAVQNALDELREKDFLYEKDGALWFRSTHFGDDKDRVVRKEDGEFTYLASDIAYHRDKLARGFDLLIDIWGADHHGYTARMEAAVQALGYPKTRLRILIGQLVKLVRNGQPVPMSKRAGEFVTLRDVVDEVGKDAALFFFLMRRLDSPMDFDLELAKRQSNENPVYYVQYAHARLCSVGRQAAEQGIRLKDPKQVRLDLLTEPEELKLMKRLDAFPKLIEEGARALEPHRLTFYLLDLAGLLHNYYFKHRIISANEELTQARLLMVGAVRTVMANALAILGVTAPERM encoded by the coding sequence ATGACCAAAGATCGTCTGATCAAGGAGATGATCCTGAAGGCCTGGGAGAGGGCCTGCGAGGAGGGGAAGATCCGTTCCCGGCCCGATCCGGATAAAGTGGTCGTCGAGATTCCGAAGGAGACGGTTCCGGCCGATTTTGCGACGACCGTGGCGATGATGCTGGCCCCGATCGAGAGGCGGCCCCCACGCGAGATCGCTCAGGTGCTTCAAGATTGCCTCCGGAATGAGACGCAGAAGATTCTGGAGGATGTCCAACTCGCGGGTCCGGGTTATATCAATCTCACCTTAAAGCAGGATCAGTGGCGCCGGGTCTTGCCCGAGATCGAGGAGCAGGGGAAACGGTTCGGCCGCGTCGACTCGGGGAAGGGGCAATGGGTTCAGGTCGAGTTTGTCAGCGCCAACCCGACCGGCCCGCTGCATGTCGGTCACGGGCGGTGGGCCGCCGTGGGAAACGCCCTGGCCAACCTTCTGGAGGCGGCGGGGGATCGGGTCCATCGGGAATATTACAATAACGATTCCGGCCGCCAGGTGAAATTGTTGGGTTTGTCGGTCTATGCGCGATACCAGCAGATTCTGGGTCATCCGGTGCCCGATCCCGAGGACGGCTACCGGGGCGGATACGTTGCCGGGATCGCCCAAGGCCTGGCCGACCGCTACGGGGATCAATATCGGGGCCGAGGCGCCGAGGAGTGTCTTGAGTTCTTCACGCGGCATGCGCTGGAGGAGATGACGGGCGTAATCCGGGAGGACCTCTCGGCCTTCGGGATCACGTTTGACGACTGGTTCAGCGAGGCGTCACTCTATCAAAGCGGCGCCGTCCAAAACGCGTTGGACGAGCTCCGGGAAAAAGATTTTCTCTACGAAAAGGACGGCGCCCTTTGGTTTCGATCGACCCATTTCGGCGATGACAAGGACCGCGTGGTCCGGAAGGAGGACGGGGAGTTCACCTACCTGGCCTCCGATATCGCCTATCATCGGGACAAGCTCGCGCGCGGGTTCGATCTGTTGATCGACATCTGGGGCGCCGACCACCACGGCTACACGGCGAGGATGGAGGCGGCGGTCCAGGCGCTGGGCTATCCCAAGACGCGGCTCCGGATCCTGATCGGGCAGCTGGTCAAGCTGGTCCGGAACGGCCAGCCGGTTCCGATGTCGAAGCGGGCCGGGGAATTCGTGACCCTTCGCGATGTGGTCGACGAGGTGGGCAAGGACGCCGCCCTTTTCTTTTTCCTGATGCGGCGCCTCGACAGCCCGATGGATTTCGACCTGGAACTGGCCAAGCGCCAGTCCAACGAAAACCCGGTTTATTATGTCCAGTATGCCCACGCCCGTTTGTGCAGCGTCGGACGGCAGGCCGCGGAACAGGGCATTCGCCTGAAAGATCCAAAACAGGTCCGCCTCGATCTTTTAACGGAGCCGGAGGAGTTGAAACTCATGAAGCGTCTAGATGCTTTTCCGAAGCTGATCGAGGAGGGCGCGCGCGCCCTGGAACCGCATCGCCTGACGTTCTATCTCCTCGATCTGGCCGGCCTTCTGCACAATTATTATTTCAAACACCGGATCATCTCGGCGAACGAGGAGCTCACCCAGGCCCGCCTGTTGATGGTCGGCGCGGTTCGGACGGTGATGGCCAACGCCCTGGCGATCCTCGGCGTCACGGCCCCGGAGCGGATGTAG